Proteins encoded within one genomic window of Brienomyrus brachyistius isolate T26 chromosome 22, BBRACH_0.4, whole genome shotgun sequence:
- the LOC125717917 gene encoding rho GDP-dissociation inhibitor 1-like isoform X2 yields MAEHDPTPEQLAAIAAENETAEMVNYRAPAQKSLQEIHELDRNDESLRKYKEALLGSESAPEADPEVPNVQVTQLTLVCEAAPDALTIDLHGEWENRSLVWHVTFIGGGSGLRNGSFWMFPFSVNVSPCCVPALCLEDLEALKKQFFVLKEGVEYRIKINFKVNREIVSGLKYIQETFRKGVKIDKSAYMVGSYGPRPAEYEFLTPLEEAPKGMLARGTYNIKSHFSDDDKHDHLSWEWTLNIKKDWTD; encoded by the exons ATGGCGGAGCACGACCCCACCCCCGAGCAGCTGGCTGCCATCGCTGCCGAGAACGAGACTGCAGAGATGGTTAACTACCGTGCGCCGGCCCAGAAGTCCCTGCAGGAGATCCATGAGCTGGACAGAAATGATGAGAGCCTGAGGAAATACAAGGAGGCCCTGTTGGGCTCGGAGTCCGCCCCAGAAG CCGACCCCGAGGTCCCAAACGTCCAGGTAACCCAGCTGACTCTGGTGTGCGAGGCGGCTCCCGATGCCTTAACCATCGACTTGCATGGTGAGTGGGAGAACCGTTCCTTGGTTTGGCACGTAACCTTCATTGGTGGGGGGTCGGGGTTGAGGAATGGGAGCTTTTGGATGTTTCCCTTCAGTGTGAATGTCAGCCCCTGCTGTGTCCCTGCTCTTTGCCTAGAGGACCTGGAAGCTTTGAAGAAGCAGTTCTTTGTGCTGAAGGAGGGCGTGGAGTATCGGATAAAAATCAACTTTAAA GTGAACAGAGAGATTGTTTCGGGCCTGAAGTACATACAAGAGACGTTCAGGAAAGGAGTTAAAA TCGACAAGTCAGCCTACATGGTGGGCAGCTATGGGCCGCGGCCAGCCGAGTACGAGTTCCTGACCCCCCTTGAGGAGGCACCTAAGGGCATGCTGGCTCGGGGCACGTACAACATCAAGTCCCACTTCAGCGACGACGACAAGCACGATCACCTTTCCTGGGAGTGGACCCTCAACATCAAGAAGGACTGGACGGACTAA
- the LOC125717842 gene encoding cytochrome P450 2K1-like isoform X2, which translates to MAVLEGLIQVPSVITLLGAVLVFLVLYLLSSIHNKGKEPPGPRPLPFIGNLLQLDLKNLHLSFCQLSQKYGPVFTIQLGSRKSVVLAGFKAVREALADFPVEFGQRATLPIFHDLSNGHGIMFANGDSWKEMRRFALTSLRDLGMGKQEMEENIIEEIHYITEVFEHFKGKPFDVSKGLTCSISNIISSIIFGSRFDYTDPEFQEMVKTTKRIAVLLGSPGVQLYNMLPSLNWVLKDRKDLMESYRCNLFQLKKFISKLQETFNTEDRRGFVDSFLIQQQNLQQASSKGNSAHYHNENLLFSVANLFAAGTDTTATTLHWGLLLMAKYPHIQDRVQEELDRVIGGRQTRVEDRRNLPYTDAVIHETQRLANIVPLSALNVTRSDVVFRGYHIRKGTTVIPLLTSVLYDESEWETPHTFNPGHFLDDQGRFRKRDAFMPFSAGRRVCPGESLARMELFLFFTSLLQKFHFTPPPGVSESDLNLSPVVGLTLNPYPQKLCAVNRA; encoded by the exons ATGGCTGTACTAGAGGGACTTATCCAGGTTCCCAGTGTGATCACCCTGCTAGGTGCTGTACTGGTTTTTCTGGTCCTGTATCTTCTCTCCAGCATCCACAACAAGGGGAAGGAGCCCCCAGGACCCAGACCTTTGCCCTTCATTGGAAACCTACTGCAGCTGGATCTCAAGAACCTGCATCTCAGCTTCTGCCAG CTATCGCAAAAATATGGGCCAGTGTTCACCATTCAGTTGGGTTCAAGGAAATCTGTGGTTCTTGCAGGCTTTAAGGCAGTGAGGGAGGCCCTTGCTGACTTTCCTGTGGAGTTTGGTCAGCGGGCCACATTGCCTATATTTCATGATTTATCCAACGGTCACG GAATCATGTTTGCCAATGGAGACTCGTGGAAGGAGATGAGACGCTTTGCTCTAACCAGCCTTCGTGATTTGGGGATGGGCAAACAAGAAATGGAAGAGAATATCATCGAAGAGATCCACTATATCACAGAGGTGTTTGAACACTTCAAAG GTAAACCATTTGACGTCAGCAAAGGATTGACCTGCTCCATTTCCAACATCATATCATCCATTATTTTTGGCAGTCGGTTTGACTATACTGACCCTGAATTCCAAGAAATGGTCAAAACTACAAAAAGAATTGCAGTGCTCTTGGGGTCACCAGGAGTCCAG CTCTATAATATGCTTCCCTCCCTCAACTGGGTGTTGAAGGATAGGAAAGATCTAATGGAGAGTTACAGATGCAATCTATTTCAGCTTAAAAAGTTCATAAGCAAGCTTCAGGAAACCTTTAACACTGAGGACAGGAGAGGGTTTGTAGACTCCTTCCTCATCCAACAACAAAA TCTCCAACAGGCATCCTCAAAGGGAAATTCTGCCCACTACCATAACGAGAACCTGTTATTTAGTGTGGCTAACTTGTTTGCAGCAGGAACTGACACTACTGCGACCACACTGCATTGGGGCCTGCTGCTTATGGCCAAGTACCCCCATATCCAGG ACCGTGTACAGGAGGAGCTGGACAGGGTGATTGGGGGCCGGCAGACTCGAGTGGAGGACAGGAGGAACCTGCCGTATACAGACGCCGTCATCCACGAGACACAGAGACTGGCCAACATTGTTCCGTTGAGTGCCCTAAATGTCACAAGGTCTGACGTGGTCTTCCGGGGATACCACATAAGAAAG GGGACCACTGTCATCCCACTGTTGACGTCTGTACTTTATGATGAGAGTGAATGGGAGACTCCCCATACCTTCAACCCCGGCCACTTCCTGGACGATCAGGGTCGATTCAGAAAGAGGGACGCCTTCATGCCCTTCTCTGCAG GGCGTCGGGTGTGTCCTGGCGAGAGTCTGGCCAGGATGGagctcttcctcttcttcaccTCACTCCTGCAGAAGTTCCATTTCACTCCACCTCCTGGGGTGTCTGAATCGGATCTGAACCTCTCTCCAGTTGTAGGCTTAACACTTAACCCGTATCCCCAAAAACTGTGTGCTGTAAATCGGGCCTGA
- the LOC125717842 gene encoding cytochrome P450 2K1-like isoform X1 yields MAVLEGLIQVPSVITLLGAVLVFLVLYLLSSIHNKGKEPPGPRPLPFIGNLLQLDLKNLHLSFCQLSQKYGPVFTIQLGSRKSVVLAGFKAVREALADFPVEFGQRATLPIFHDLSNGHGIMFANGDSWKEMRRFALTSLRDLGMGKQEMEENIIEEIHYITEVFEHFKGKPFDVSKGLTCSISNIISSIIFGSRFDYTDPEFQEMVKTTKRIAVLLGSPGVQLYNMLPSLNWVLKDRKDLMESYRCNLFQLKKFISKLQETFNTEDRRGFVDSFLIQQQKASSKGNSAHYHNENLLFSVANLFAAGTDTTATTLHWGLLLMAKYPHIQDRVQEELDRVIGGRQTRVEDRRNLPYTDAVIHETQRLANIVPLSALNVTRSDVVFRGYHIRKGTTVIPLLTSVLYDESEWETPHTFNPGHFLDDQGRFRKRDAFMPFSAGRRVCPGESLARMELFLFFTSLLQKFHFTPPPGVSESDLNLSPVVGLTLNPYPQKLCAVNRA; encoded by the exons ATGGCTGTACTAGAGGGACTTATCCAGGTTCCCAGTGTGATCACCCTGCTAGGTGCTGTACTGGTTTTTCTGGTCCTGTATCTTCTCTCCAGCATCCACAACAAGGGGAAGGAGCCCCCAGGACCCAGACCTTTGCCCTTCATTGGAAACCTACTGCAGCTGGATCTCAAGAACCTGCATCTCAGCTTCTGCCAG CTATCGCAAAAATATGGGCCAGTGTTCACCATTCAGTTGGGTTCAAGGAAATCTGTGGTTCTTGCAGGCTTTAAGGCAGTGAGGGAGGCCCTTGCTGACTTTCCTGTGGAGTTTGGTCAGCGGGCCACATTGCCTATATTTCATGATTTATCCAACGGTCACG GAATCATGTTTGCCAATGGAGACTCGTGGAAGGAGATGAGACGCTTTGCTCTAACCAGCCTTCGTGATTTGGGGATGGGCAAACAAGAAATGGAAGAGAATATCATCGAAGAGATCCACTATATCACAGAGGTGTTTGAACACTTCAAAG GTAAACCATTTGACGTCAGCAAAGGATTGACCTGCTCCATTTCCAACATCATATCATCCATTATTTTTGGCAGTCGGTTTGACTATACTGACCCTGAATTCCAAGAAATGGTCAAAACTACAAAAAGAATTGCAGTGCTCTTGGGGTCACCAGGAGTCCAG CTCTATAATATGCTTCCCTCCCTCAACTGGGTGTTGAAGGATAGGAAAGATCTAATGGAGAGTTACAGATGCAATCTATTTCAGCTTAAAAAGTTCATAAGCAAGCTTCAGGAAACCTTTAACACTGAGGACAGGAGAGGGTTTGTAGACTCCTTCCTCATCCAACAACAAAAG GCATCCTCAAAGGGAAATTCTGCCCACTACCATAACGAGAACCTGTTATTTAGTGTGGCTAACTTGTTTGCAGCAGGAACTGACACTACTGCGACCACACTGCATTGGGGCCTGCTGCTTATGGCCAAGTACCCCCATATCCAGG ACCGTGTACAGGAGGAGCTGGACAGGGTGATTGGGGGCCGGCAGACTCGAGTGGAGGACAGGAGGAACCTGCCGTATACAGACGCCGTCATCCACGAGACACAGAGACTGGCCAACATTGTTCCGTTGAGTGCCCTAAATGTCACAAGGTCTGACGTGGTCTTCCGGGGATACCACATAAGAAAG GGGACCACTGTCATCCCACTGTTGACGTCTGTACTTTATGATGAGAGTGAATGGGAGACTCCCCATACCTTCAACCCCGGCCACTTCCTGGACGATCAGGGTCGATTCAGAAAGAGGGACGCCTTCATGCCCTTCTCTGCAG GGCGTCGGGTGTGTCCTGGCGAGAGTCTGGCCAGGATGGagctcttcctcttcttcaccTCACTCCTGCAGAAGTTCCATTTCACTCCACCTCCTGGGGTGTCTGAATCGGATCTGAACCTCTCTCCAGTTGTAGGCTTAACACTTAACCCGTATCCCCAAAAACTGTGTGCTGTAAATCGGGCCTGA
- the LOC125717917 gene encoding rho GDP-dissociation inhibitor 1-like isoform X1, translating to MRRDLMRRPVCLSSRNPRHPVPNKPIMAEHDPTPEQLAAIAAENETAEMVNYRAPAQKSLQEIHELDRNDESLRKYKEALLGSESAPEADPEVPNVQVTQLTLVCEAAPDALTIDLHGEWENRSLVWHVTFIGGGSGLRNGSFWMFPFSVNVSPCCVPALCLEDLEALKKQFFVLKEGVEYRIKINFKVNREIVSGLKYIQETFRKGVKIDKSAYMVGSYGPRPAEYEFLTPLEEAPKGMLARGTYNIKSHFSDDDKHDHLSWEWTLNIKKDWTD from the exons GATCATGGCGGAGCACGACCCCACCCCCGAGCAGCTGGCTGCCATCGCTGCCGAGAACGAGACTGCAGAGATGGTTAACTACCGTGCGCCGGCCCAGAAGTCCCTGCAGGAGATCCATGAGCTGGACAGAAATGATGAGAGCCTGAGGAAATACAAGGAGGCCCTGTTGGGCTCGGAGTCCGCCCCAGAAG CCGACCCCGAGGTCCCAAACGTCCAGGTAACCCAGCTGACTCTGGTGTGCGAGGCGGCTCCCGATGCCTTAACCATCGACTTGCATGGTGAGTGGGAGAACCGTTCCTTGGTTTGGCACGTAACCTTCATTGGTGGGGGGTCGGGGTTGAGGAATGGGAGCTTTTGGATGTTTCCCTTCAGTGTGAATGTCAGCCCCTGCTGTGTCCCTGCTCTTTGCCTAGAGGACCTGGAAGCTTTGAAGAAGCAGTTCTTTGTGCTGAAGGAGGGCGTGGAGTATCGGATAAAAATCAACTTTAAA GTGAACAGAGAGATTGTTTCGGGCCTGAAGTACATACAAGAGACGTTCAGGAAAGGAGTTAAAA TCGACAAGTCAGCCTACATGGTGGGCAGCTATGGGCCGCGGCCAGCCGAGTACGAGTTCCTGACCCCCCTTGAGGAGGCACCTAAGGGCATGCTGGCTCGGGGCACGTACAACATCAAGTCCCACTTCAGCGACGACGACAAGCACGATCACCTTTCCTGGGAGTGGACCCTCAACATCAAGAAGGACTGGACGGACTAA